AACGCCGGTGGGCTGCAGCGATTCGCATGATGTGAGCCGCTATATCGTGGGGCAGGCGCGGACATATATTCAAACAGAAGACAAAGATCCGTCGAAGATTAATGTAGGTCAGACCATTCAAAACTTTGTGGACGGCAAGGTGCTACTTTCTTACGGCCTGTTCACGCAGATCAAGGTCAATGGCAAATATGGGCCGGGGGAACTGGTGCCTGCCTCTGACGATCTCAAAGTCAGTCTCACCGTTTCGGGACCGTCGTGGGTGACGGCGGATCAGATCAGCCTGTATGCGAACGGGGAATTGATTCGTAGAGAAGATATTCAATCGAAAGATCAGGGAGGTGTGAAATGGCAGGGGACGTGGAAGCTCAAGCAGTTTCCTCACGATTGTCATCTGGTGGCGATTGCGACAGGACCCGGCGTATCAGACGCTTATTGGCCGCTTGCAAAACCGTATCAGCCGGATTCTCCCGAATTTCAATCTCATGTGGTTGGATCGACGGGCGCGGTCTGGATTGATACGGACGGCGATGGTAAAAAAACACCCGCGTATGCCTATGCAGAACGACTGGTGAAAGAGCACAAAGGGAATCTCAATGCACTGCTGAAAAGTCTGGCGAACTATGATCTGGCGGTATCGCAGCAGGTGGCCAGTCTGCTCAGGGCTGACGGGAAATCTCCCTTCGATCCTGAACTGACAAAATTACTGCAAGACGCCGCCAAGCAGGTTCAGATCGGATTTGCACTCTATGGGGAAGCATGGCGTGCCAGTCAAATCGCCCGTAGTACCAATTAGTTTTTCTACTTCTGAAACGCGGCAAGAGGCGTGCGTACAAAAAAGACGCCGGGACCACCATCCTGTTTGGGATCGAGATCAAAGAACAGCGTACCCAGTGTGTGCTCGTCAATTTGAATCGTGCGTGGCCAGCCACGACCTTTGATCGGACGCCCCGGGTTATAGATGATCACGGGATTCGTTTTGTCCCAGGTCTTGCCAGCATCATGCGAGAGTGTCAGTTCGAACGCCCATTCATCATCGCGTCCCACGCCATACAGAATGGAGGTCAGCACCAGGGTTCCGTTTTTCAGCACCGTCAAATCATAACCGGCGACGCCGAAGTAGGGGAGATTATTCAGCGCCTGCCAGCTTTGTCCCTGATCGCTGGAACGCAGGCCGTATACCATCTGTTCCGGCTTACCAACGGGGACAGGAGAACTGGCTTGCGGTGCGCCGCTGATGAACGTTCCGTTGGCCGTCTGCACGAGCGGCACCATGCCATGATTTCGGCCGTCACCAAACGGGAAGACGGAATTGGTTTTGCGATGATAAATCACCGTGCGGTCATAAAAGGGGCAGACCCAGCGGTCGGCATCGAGTTCGAGAATGGGATGCCGCAGACAGGTATAGTTGGTTAAGTGTGCCAGGGGGATTTCAGTAACGGGAGACCAGGTGATGCCATGATCTTTGGAAGTGCAAAACTGCGGCACGCGCCAACGGAGATCACCTTCTACACGGTAACAGGACCAGTGCAAAACAATTTCGCCGTTCTTGAGAGTGGTGAGTGAGCCGGGATAAATCGAGCAGTCTTTAATCGTCGGAATGGGTTTGCTCGTCGACCAGTGCAAGCCGCCATCGGTGGAACGAGAAAGTAGTAGTTCTTCGCCGCCGCCCCCGTTTTCGTTATAAACCGCCAGCAGATCGCCGTTGGCGGCGCGGCAGAGGGCCGGGTGAATGTGTC
This window of the Gimesia fumaroli genome carries:
- a CDS encoding sialidase family protein, with product MHRRSLIHLLLLFLGILPVCLSPVLAESHSAEKSPSAPIRVCTVISGHIHPALCRAANGDLLAVYNENGGGGEELLLSRSTDGGLHWSTSKPIPTIKDCSIYPGSLTTLKNGEIVLHWSCYRVEGDLRWRVPQFCTSKDHGITWSPVTEIPLAHLTNYTCLRHPILELDADRWVCPFYDRTVIYHRKTNSVFPFGDGRNHGMVPLVQTANGTFISGAPQASSPVPVGKPEQMVYGLRSSDQGQSWQALNNLPYFGVAGYDLTVLKNGTLVLTSILYGVGRDDEWAFELTLSHDAGKTWDKTNPVIIYNPGRPIKGRGWPRTIQIDEHTLGTLFFDLDPKQDGGPGVFFVRTPLAAFQK